The window AACCGAAAACATGAAAACTAAAATCTCAATATTATTATTTTTTCTGGCCTTCAGTATCTCTGGCGCTTTTGCACATGCTTTATGGATAGAAACATCGGCTACAGGCAAAAAAGGCCAGGCACAGGAAGTGAAAATTTTCTTTGGCGAATACGAAAGCGGTGAGCCCGATTCGGCAGCCAAATGGTTCAGTAACCTTAAAGATTTTAAACTGGTTCTAACAGCTCCAAATGGTAGCACTAAAGTTTTAACCGCTTCGCCTGATGTACTTTTTTACAAAGCCAGCTTTACACCCGATCAGGATGGCACTTACAAACTTTCTGTTGTGCATGAAGTTGCTGCTGTTTACGAAAAAGCAAAAATCGAATATTATGCTTTTGCCGATGTTGCAGTAAGTACCCTGAAAATAAATACCACCTTTCCGGCTGACGCTGCCTTAACCATCAGACCAGATAAACATGCATTGAAAGCAGGAGAAACGGCCATACACCAGGTGATTTACAACAAAGCACCTTTTGCAAACAAGAAATTAACAGTGGTGGGTCCGGATAAAAAATCACAGCCTACCGAAACTGATGCGGAAGGTAAGTTTACTTTTAAACCTGCCGCCAAAGGAAATTATTTCCTGGAGGCGTTTACCGAAGATAAAACCCCGGGGAAACTAAACGGAAAAGATTACGATAAAATCTGGCACCTGGTTACCTACACCACTCAGGCAAACTAAGGCATTTTATCAAAAAACAATTTAACCAATTGACTTTAATCTGTCAATTGGTTCTTTCATTAAACAAAGCTTAATGGCGCTAACAAAACCAATACAGAAAAAAACAAATAAATCGCGACTGAGACGGATTAGCGATTGGTTACACCTGTGGTTGGGTATTGCCTCTGGCCTGGTGGTTTTCCACCTGGGTATTACTGGTTGTATTTTCGCTTTCCAAAAAGAGATTACCGAATTCATTCACCGAAAAGAGGTGTTTGTTGAGGTACCTGCTAACAGAAAAACCATTGCCTTAAGTACATTAACAGCAACTGCCGAAAAAGAACTGGGCGGCAAGAAAAAAATCACTTTCTTATCCACTTATGCCGAGCCCGACAGGGCCTGGGAGTTTGGCACTTATAAAGCTGGTAATCCAGACGCTTTCTGGTATTTCGATTCGATAGATTATTACGATCTGGCCCTCATTAACCCATATACCGGAAAGGTTACTTTGGTTGCCGATCACAAATATGAGTTCTTTGGCATCATCAAAATGCTTCACTGGAGCTTCCTTATTAATCACCCCATCGGGCAGCAAATTATTGGCTGGTCTACCATCATTTTTGTTTTTCTCTTGATCTCAGGCATGATTATGTGGTGGCCTAAAAACCTCAAAAAATCAAATTTCGACAAGAGTTTTAAGATTAAGTGGAAGGCTAAATTTAAGCGGATTAATTACGATGTGCACAATGTACTGGGCTTTTATGTGATGATTATTTGCCTGATGCTGGCCTTAACTGGCCTGGTATGGGCTTTTCAATGGTTTCAATCAACCGTATATGTAGTAGCTGCAAGAAGCACCACTCCGCCTAAACAACCCGAGGCCAAATCAGATTCGACCAAAACAATTTCAGCTATCCCTTTTGATGTAGCTTTTGAAACGGCTAAAAATACTTTCAAAGGTGCCGATCGCATTGGCATGTCGCCGGCAGAAGGCGGAACAACGCCAATATATGCCACGGGATACAGGGGAACAGAAACGTACTGGAATTTTGATGTGTTGTTGTTCGATCAGTACACGGGTAAATTGCTTGCCCGTAAAAATCAGACTGAAAAAAATGCAGGCGAAGCATTGATTGGAATGAACTACGATATCCATGTGGGTGCCATTTTAGGTCTGCCCGGAAAAATTATGGCATTTTTTGCAAGTCTTATTGCAGCCAGCCTGCCTATAACCGGATTTATTATCTGGTGGGGCAAAAAGAAAAAGAAGAAAAATCCCGCAGTTGCGGAAAACAAGCACACCTCTAATTTATTATAAAATGAAAATCTTAAA is drawn from Pedobacter sp. HDW13 and contains these coding sequences:
- a CDS encoding DUF4198 domain-containing protein → MKTKISILLFFLAFSISGAFAHALWIETSATGKKGQAQEVKIFFGEYESGEPDSAAKWFSNLKDFKLVLTAPNGSTKVLTASPDVLFYKASFTPDQDGTYKLSVVHEVAAVYEKAKIEYYAFADVAVSTLKINTTFPADAALTIRPDKHALKAGETAIHQVIYNKAPFANKKLTVVGPDKKSQPTETDAEGKFTFKPAAKGNYFLEAFTEDKTPGKLNGKDYDKIWHLVTYTTQAN
- a CDS encoding PepSY domain-containing protein is translated as MALTKPIQKKTNKSRLRRISDWLHLWLGIASGLVVFHLGITGCIFAFQKEITEFIHRKEVFVEVPANRKTIALSTLTATAEKELGGKKKITFLSTYAEPDRAWEFGTYKAGNPDAFWYFDSIDYYDLALINPYTGKVTLVADHKYEFFGIIKMLHWSFLINHPIGQQIIGWSTIIFVFLLISGMIMWWPKNLKKSNFDKSFKIKWKAKFKRINYDVHNVLGFYVMIICLMLALTGLVWAFQWFQSTVYVVAARSTTPPKQPEAKSDSTKTISAIPFDVAFETAKNTFKGADRIGMSPAEGGTTPIYATGYRGTETYWNFDVLLFDQYTGKLLARKNQTEKNAGEALIGMNYDIHVGAILGLPGKIMAFFASLIAASLPITGFIIWWGKKKKKKNPAVAENKHTSNLL